In Salmonella enterica subsp. enterica serovar Typhimurium str. LT2, a single window of DNA contains:
- the trxB gene encoding thioredoxin reductase (similar to E. coli thioredoxin reductase (AAC73974.1); Blastp hit to AAC73974.1 (321 aa), 96% identity in aa 1 - 320): MGTTKHSKLLILGSGPAGYTAAVYAARANLQPVLITGMEKGGQLTTTTEVENWPGDPNDLTGPLLMERMHEHAAKFETEIIFDHINNVDLQNRPFRLTGDSAEYTCDALIIATGASARYLGLPSEEAFKGRGVSACATCDGFFYRNQKVAVIGGGNTAVEEALYLSNIASEVHLIHRRDGFRAEKILIKRLMDKVENGNIILHTNRTLEEVTGDQMGVTGLRLRDTQQSDNIETLDIAGLFVAIGHSPNTALFEGQLELENGYIKVQSGTHGNATQTSIPGVFAAGDVMDHIYRQAITSAGTGCMAALDAERYLDGLADASK; this comes from the coding sequence ATGGGCACGACCAAACACAGTAAGCTGCTTATTCTGGGCTCAGGACCGGCGGGATATACCGCGGCGGTGTATGCCGCGCGCGCAAATTTACAGCCGGTACTTATTACCGGTATGGAAAAAGGCGGTCAACTGACTACCACGACGGAAGTGGAAAACTGGCCCGGCGATCCAAACGATTTGACCGGCCCGCTGCTGATGGAACGCATGCATGAACATGCGGCAAAATTTGAAACCGAGATAATTTTTGATCACATCAACAACGTGGATCTGCAAAATCGTCCGTTCCGTCTGACAGGTGACAGCGCAGAGTACACTTGTGATGCGTTGATCATTGCGACCGGCGCTTCCGCGCGCTATCTGGGGCTGCCATCGGAAGAAGCCTTTAAAGGGCGCGGCGTTTCCGCCTGCGCAACCTGCGACGGTTTCTTCTACCGCAATCAGAAAGTAGCGGTGATCGGCGGCGGCAACACCGCGGTTGAAGAAGCGCTTTATCTGTCCAACATCGCTTCGGAAGTGCACCTTATCCATCGCCGTGACGGTTTCCGCGCTGAAAAAATCCTCATTAAGCGCCTGATGGATAAAGTCGAAAATGGCAATATCATTCTGCACACCAACCGGACGCTGGAAGAAGTGACCGGCGATCAGATGGGCGTCACCGGTCTGCGTCTTCGCGACACGCAGCAGAGCGATAATATCGAGACGCTGGACATCGCCGGACTTTTCGTAGCCATCGGTCATAGCCCAAACACGGCGCTCTTCGAAGGCCAGCTTGAGCTGGAAAATGGTTATATCAAAGTTCAGTCCGGCACCCATGGCAACGCCACACAAACCAGCATCCCTGGCGTATTCGCGGCGGGTGACGTCATGGATCATATTTACCGTCAGGCGATCACCTCTGCAGGTACGGGCTGTATGGCGGCGCTGGATGCTGAACGCTATCTCGATGGTCTGGCCGACGCGAGCAAATAG
- the serS gene encoding serine tRNA synthetase (also charges selenocystein tRNA with serine; similar to E. coli serine tRNA synthetase; also charges selenocystein tRNA with serine (AAC73979.1); Blastp hit to AAC73979.1 (430 aa), 97% identity in aa 1 - 430): MLDPNLLRNEPDAVAEKLARRGFKLDVDKLRALEERRKVLQVNTENLQAERNSRSKSIGQAKARGEDIEPLRLEVNKLGEELDAAKAELDTLLAEIRDIALTIPNLPADEVPVGKDENDNVEVSRWGTPREFDFEIRDHVTLGEMHSGLDFAAAVKLTGSRFVVMKGQIARMHRALSQFMLDLHTEQHGYSENYVPYLVNHDTLYGTGQLPKFAGDLFHTRPLEEEADSSNYALIPTAEVPLTNLVRDEIIDEDQLPIKMTAHTPCFRSEAGSYGRDTRGLIRMHQFDKVEMVQIVRPEDSMAALEEMTGHAEKVLQLLGLPYRKIILCTGDMGFGACKTYDLEVWVPAQNTYREISSCSNVWDFQARRMQARCRSKSDKKTRLVHTLNGSGLAVGRTLVAVMENYQQADGRIEVPEVLRPYMNGLEYIG, encoded by the coding sequence ATGCTCGATCCCAATCTGCTGCGTAATGAGCCAGACGCAGTCGCTGAAAAACTGGCACGCCGGGGCTTTAAGCTGGATGTAGATAAGCTGCGCGCTCTTGAAGAGCGTCGTAAAGTTTTGCAGGTCAACACGGAAAACCTGCAGGCGGAGCGTAATTCTCGATCGAAATCCATCGGCCAGGCGAAAGCGCGCGGGGAAGATATCGAGCCTTTACGCCTGGAAGTGAATAAACTGGGCGAAGAGCTGGATGCGGCGAAAGCCGAGCTGGATACCTTGCTGGCGGAGATCCGCGATATCGCACTGACCATCCCAAACCTGCCTGCGGATGAAGTGCCGGTAGGTAAAGATGAAAACGACAACGTTGAAGTCAGCCGCTGGGGTACCCCGCGTGAGTTTGATTTTGAAATCCGCGATCACGTCACCTTAGGGGAAATGCACTCCGGCCTCGACTTTGCCGCCGCGGTTAAGCTGACCGGCTCCCGTTTTGTGGTGATGAAAGGACAGATTGCGCGTATGCATCGCGCATTGTCGCAGTTCATGTTGGATCTGCATACGGAACAGCACGGCTATAGCGAAAACTACGTGCCGTATCTGGTTAACCACGACACGCTGTATGGCACCGGTCAATTGCCGAAATTCGCAGGCGACTTGTTCCATACCCGTCCGCTGGAAGAAGAAGCAGACAGCAGCAACTATGCTTTGATCCCGACGGCGGAGGTTCCGCTGACCAATCTGGTACGCGATGAAATCATCGACGAAGATCAGCTGCCGATTAAAATGACGGCGCATACGCCTTGTTTCCGTTCTGAAGCAGGTTCTTATGGTCGTGATACCCGTGGCCTGATTCGTATGCATCAGTTTGACAAAGTTGAGATGGTGCAGATCGTTCGCCCGGAAGATTCTATGGCTGCGTTGGAAGAGATGACCGGCCACGCGGAAAAAGTGCTCCAGCTACTGGGACTGCCGTACCGTAAAATCATTCTGTGCACTGGCGATATGGGCTTCGGCGCCTGCAAAACCTATGACCTCGAAGTCTGGGTTCCGGCGCAGAATACCTACCGCGAGATCTCTTCCTGCTCTAACGTCTGGGACTTCCAGGCGCGTCGTATGCAGGCACGTTGTCGCAGCAAGTCCGACAAAAAGACCCGTCTGGTCCATACCCTGAATGGTTCTGGTCTGGCGGTAGGTCGTACCCTGGTGGCTGTGATGGAAAACTATCAGCAGGCTGATGGCCGCATTGAAGTGCCGGAAGTATTACGTCCGTACATGAACGGACTGGAATATATCGGCTAA
- the ftsK gene encoding cell division protein (required for cell division and chromosome partitioning; similar to E. coli cell division protein (AAC73976.1); Blastp hit to AAC73976.1 (1329 aa), 63% identity in aa 263 - 843), whose product MSQEYTEDKDVTLTKLSSGRRLLEALLILIALFAVWLMAALLSFNPSDPSWSQTAWHEPIHNLGGAPGAWLADTLFFIFGVMAYTIPVIIVGGCWFAWRHQSTDDYIDYFAVSLRLIGVLALILTSCGLAAINADDIWYFASGGVIGSLLSTTLQPLLHSSGGTIMLLCIWAAGLTLFTGWSWVSIAEKLGGWLLNILTFASNRTRRDDTWVDDEEYDDEYDEETDGVQRESRRARILRGALARRKRLAEKFSNPRGRQTDAALFSGKRMDDDEDIQYSARGVAADPDDVLFSGNRATQPEYDEYDPLLNGHSVTEPVAAAAAATAVTQTWAASADPIMQTPPMPGAEPVVAQPTVEWQPVPGPQTGEPVIAPAPEGYQPHPQYAQPQEAQSAPWQQPVPVASAPQYAATPATAAEYDSLAPQETQPQWQPEPTHQPTPVYQPEPIAAEPSHMPPPVIEQPVATEPEPDTEETRPARPPLYYFEEVEEKRAREREQLAAWYQPIPEPVKENVPVKPTVSVAPSIPPVEAVAAAASLDAGIKSGALAAGAAAAAPAFSLATGGAPRPQVKEGIGPQLPRPNRVRVPTRRELASYGIKLPSQRIAEEKAREAERNQYETGAQLTDEEIDAMHQDELARQFAQSQQHRYGETYQHDTQQAEDDDTAAEAELARQFAASQQQRYSGEQPAGAQPFSLDDLDFSPMKVLVDEGPHEPLFTPGVMPESTPVQQPVAPQPQPQYQQPQQPVAPQPQYQQPQQPVAPQPQYQQPQQPVAPQPQYQQPQQPVAPQPQYQQPQQPVAPQPQYQQPQQPVAPQPQYQQPQQPVAPQPQYQQPQQPTAPQDSLIHPLLMRNGDSRPLQRPTTPLPSLDLLTPPPSEVEPVDTFALEQMARLVEARLADFRIKADVVNYSPGPVITRFELNLAPGVKAARISNLSRDLARSLSTVAVRVVEVIPGKPYVGLELPNKKRQTVYLREVLDNAKFRENPSPLTVVLGKDIAGDPVVADLAKMPHLLVAGTTGSGKSVGVNAMILSMLYKAQPEDVRFIMIDPKMLELSVYEGIPHLLTEVVTDMKDAANALRWSVNEMERRYKLMSALGVRNLAGYNEKIAEAARMGRPIPDPYWKPGDSMDVQHPVLEKLPYIVVLVDEFADLMMTVGKKVEELIARLAQKARAAGIHLVLATQRPSVDVITGLIKANIPTRIAFTVSSKIDSRTILDQGGAESLLGMGDMLYSGPNSTMPVRVHGAFVRDQEVHAVVQDWKARGRPQYVDGITSDSESEGGGGGFDGGEELDALFDQAVNFVTQKRKASISGVQRQFRIGYNRAARIIEQMEAQGIVSAQGHNGNREVLAPPPFE is encoded by the coding sequence TTGAGCCAGGAATATACTGAAGACAAAGACGTCACATTGACGAAGTTAAGCAGCGGGCGCCGACTTTTGGAAGCGTTGTTGATACTTATTGCCCTTTTTGCCGTCTGGTTGATGGCGGCCTTGTTGAGCTTTAACCCTTCGGACCCCAGTTGGTCGCAAACCGCCTGGCATGAACCCATCCATAATTTAGGCGGCGCGCCGGGCGCGTGGCTGGCCGATACACTGTTCTTTATTTTTGGCGTAATGGCCTACACCATCCCTGTCATTATTGTCGGCGGGTGTTGGTTTGCGTGGCGTCATCAGTCTACGGATGATTACATCGACTATTTTGCTGTGTCGCTACGCCTTATCGGCGTGCTGGCGCTGATTCTCACTTCCTGCGGTCTGGCGGCCATTAATGCCGACGATATCTGGTATTTCGCCTCCGGCGGCGTAATTGGCAGCCTGTTAAGCACCACGCTGCAGCCGTTGTTGCATAGTAGCGGCGGAACGATAATGCTTCTCTGTATTTGGGCTGCCGGGCTGACGCTCTTTACCGGCTGGTCCTGGGTCAGTATCGCCGAAAAATTAGGCGGCTGGCTGCTTAATATACTGACCTTCGCCAGCAACCGTACCCGGCGTGATGATACGTGGGTTGACGACGAAGAGTATGATGACGAATACGATGAAGAAACCGACGGCGTGCAGCGTGAATCTCGCCGGGCGCGTATTTTGCGCGGCGCGTTGGCGCGTCGTAAGCGACTGGCTGAAAAATTCAGCAATCCACGGGGCCGTCAGACCGATGCCGCGCTCTTTTCCGGCAAACGGATGGATGATGACGAGGACATTCAGTATAGCGCGCGCGGCGTCGCTGCCGATCCCGACGACGTTCTGTTTTCGGGCAACCGTGCGACGCAGCCGGAATATGATGAATATGATCCGCTGTTAAACGGCCATTCTGTCACCGAACCGGTCGCCGCCGCTGCGGCTGCAACTGCCGTCACCCAGACGTGGGCAGCGTCCGCCGATCCCATAATGCAAACGCCGCCCATGCCTGGGGCTGAGCCGGTTGTCGCGCAACCGACCGTGGAGTGGCAGCCCGTACCGGGGCCGCAAACCGGCGAACCGGTTATCGCGCCTGCGCCGGAGGGGTATCAGCCGCATCCGCAATATGCTCAACCGCAGGAGGCGCAAAGTGCGCCGTGGCAGCAACCTGTGCCTGTCGCTTCCGCGCCGCAATACGCCGCGACGCCAGCGACCGCAGCAGAATATGACTCTCTTGCGCCGCAGGAAACACAGCCGCAATGGCAGCCGGAGCCGACCCATCAGCCGACGCCGGTTTATCAGCCGGAGCCGATAGCGGCTGAACCTTCTCACATGCCGCCGCCGGTTATCGAACAGCCGGTTGCCACCGAGCCTGAACCTGACACAGAAGAGACCAGACCTGCCCGTCCTCCGCTTTACTATTTTGAAGAGGTGGAAGAGAAACGCGCCCGTGAGCGCGAACAACTGGCGGCATGGTATCAACCGATTCCGGAGCCGGTAAAAGAGAACGTGCCGGTCAAACCTACGGTATCTGTCGCGCCGTCCATACCGCCAGTGGAAGCGGTAGCCGCCGCCGCGTCGCTTGACGCAGGTATTAAGAGTGGCGCCCTGGCAGCAGGCGCCGCGGCCGCTGCGCCTGCATTTAGTCTGGCTACCGGCGGCGCGCCGCGTCCGCAGGTGAAAGAGGGGATTGGTCCGCAACTGCCGCGTCCGAACCGCGTTCGCGTGCCGACCCGACGGGAACTGGCATCGTACGGTATTAAGCTGCCGTCACAGAGGATTGCAGAAGAAAAAGCCCGCGAGGCGGAGCGCAATCAGTACGAGACGGGCGCGCAGCTAACCGATGAAGAAATAGATGCAATGCATCAGGACGAGTTAGCCCGTCAGTTTGCGCAGTCGCAGCAGCATCGTTATGGTGAGACGTATCAGCATGATACGCAACAGGCAGAAGATGACGATACCGCTGCGGAAGCTGAATTAGCCCGCCAGTTTGCCGCTTCGCAACAGCAGCGCTATTCCGGCGAGCAACCCGCTGGCGCGCAGCCGTTCTCACTGGACGATCTGGATTTCTCGCCAATGAAAGTATTGGTTGATGAAGGTCCGCACGAACCGCTGTTCACGCCGGGTGTCATGCCCGAGTCAACGCCTGTTCAGCAACCGGTAGCGCCGCAGCCTCAGCCACAGTACCAGCAGCCGCAACAGCCGGTAGCGCCGCAACCGCAGTATCAGCAGCCGCAGCAGCCGGTAGCGCCGCAGCCGCAGTATCAGCAGCCGCAACAGCCGGTAGCGCCTCAGCCGCAGTATCAGCAGCCGCAACAGCCGGTAGCGCCGCAGCCGCAGTATCAGCAGCCGCAACAGCCGGTAGCGCCGCAGCCGCAGTATCAGCAGCCGCAGCAGCCGGTAGCGCCGCAGCCACAGTATCAGCAGCCGCAGCAGCCGGTAGCGCCGCAGCCACAGTATCAGCAGCCGCAACAGCCGACAGCGCCGCAAGACAGCTTGATCCACCCGCTGTTGATGCGTAACGGCGACAGCCGTCCATTACAGCGTCCGACGACGCCGCTGCCTTCGTTAGATCTTCTGACACCGCCGCCGAGCGAAGTTGAACCGGTAGATACCTTTGCGCTGGAACAAATGGCGCGTCTGGTTGAAGCGCGTCTGGCGGATTTCCGCATTAAAGCTGATGTGGTGAACTATTCGCCAGGCCCGGTCATTACTCGTTTTGAACTGAATCTGGCCCCGGGCGTTAAAGCAGCGCGTATCTCCAACCTTTCCCGGGATCTGGCGCGCTCATTGTCAACGGTAGCCGTACGCGTTGTGGAAGTCATTCCAGGCAAACCTTACGTAGGGTTGGAATTGCCGAACAAGAAACGGCAAACCGTTTATCTGCGCGAAGTGTTGGATAACGCCAAATTCCGCGAGAATCCGTCGCCGCTTACCGTGGTGTTAGGTAAGGATATCGCGGGCGATCCGGTAGTGGCGGATCTGGCGAAAATGCCTCACCTGCTGGTGGCCGGTACGACCGGTTCCGGTAAGTCGGTCGGGGTTAACGCCATGATCCTCAGTATGCTGTATAAAGCGCAGCCGGAAGACGTTCGCTTTATCATGATCGACCCGAAAATGTTAGAACTCTCGGTCTATGAAGGTATACCGCATCTGCTGACGGAAGTTGTTACCGACATGAAAGACGCGGCTAACGCGTTACGCTGGAGCGTCAATGAGATGGAGCGTCGCTATAAGCTGATGTCCGCGCTCGGCGTGCGTAATCTGGCTGGTTATAACGAGAAAATCGCCGAAGCGGCCCGCATGGGACGTCCGATTCCGGACCCGTACTGGAAGCCGGGCGACAGTATGGATGTTCAGCATCCGGTTCTGGAAAAACTGCCGTATATCGTGGTACTGGTTGATGAATTTGCCGACCTGATGATGACCGTTGGTAAAAAAGTTGAAGAGCTGATCGCGCGTCTGGCGCAGAAAGCGCGCGCCGCGGGGATTCACCTGGTACTGGCGACGCAGCGTCCGTCGGTCGATGTGATTACTGGTTTAATTAAAGCCAACATTCCAACCCGTATCGCTTTTACCGTATCCAGCAAGATCGACTCCCGCACCATTCTTGATCAGGGTGGCGCTGAGTCGCTGCTAGGTATGGGGGACATGCTCTACTCCGGACCAAACTCCACCATGCCGGTACGTGTCCATGGGGCGTTTGTGCGTGACCAGGAAGTCCATGCGGTGGTTCAGGACTGGAAAGCGCGCGGTCGTCCGCAATATGTGGATGGCATTACCTCCGACAGCGAAAGCGAAGGTGGCGGTGGCGGTTTTGACGGCGGCGAAGAATTAGATGCGCTATTCGATCAGGCCGTTAATTTCGTCACTCAGAAGCGAAAAGCGTCCATTTCCGGCGTTCAGCGTCAGTTCCGCATCGGCTATAACCGTGCGGCGCGTATTATCGAACAGATGGAAGCGCAGGGTATTGTCAGCGCTCAGGGGCATAACGGTAATCGTGAAGTGCTGGCTCCGCCGCCTTTTGAGTAA
- the ycaJ gene encoding putative polynucleotide enzyme (similar to E. coli putative polynucleotide enzyme (AAC73978.1); Blastp hit to AAC73978.1 (447 aa), 97% identity in aa 1 - 447), producing MSNLSLDFSDNTFQPLAARMRPENLAQYIGQQHLLAAGKPLPRAIEAGHLHSMILWGPPGTGKTTLAEVIARYASADVERISAVTSGVKEIREAIERARQNRNAGRRTILFVDEVHRFNKSQQDAFLPHIEDGTITFIGATTENPSFELNSALLSRARVYLLKSLTTDDIEQVLDQAMQDKTRGYGDQDIVLPDETRRAIAELVNGDARRALNTLEMMADMAEADDSGKRVLLPALLTEIAGERSARFDNKGDRFYDLISALHKSVRGSAPDAALYWYARIITAGGDPLYVARRCLAIASEDVGNADPRAMQVAIAAWDCFTRVGPAEGERAIAQAIVYLACAPKSNAVYTAFKAALADARERPDYDVPVHLRNAPTKLMKEMGYGQEYRYAHDEPNAYAAGEVYFPPEIAQTRYYHPTNRGLEGKIGEKLAWLAEQDQNSPTKRYR from the coding sequence GTGAGCAATCTGTCGCTCGATTTTTCTGATAATACGTTTCAACCGCTGGCCGCGCGAATGCGGCCGGAAAATTTAGCGCAGTATATCGGCCAGCAGCATTTGCTGGCCGCAGGTAAGCCGTTGCCTCGCGCTATTGAGGCCGGGCATCTGCACTCCATGATTTTATGGGGGCCGCCAGGGACGGGGAAAACCACGCTCGCTGAAGTGATCGCCCGCTACGCCAGCGCCGATGTCGAGCGTATTTCCGCCGTCACTTCTGGGGTAAAAGAGATTCGCGAAGCTATCGAGCGCGCCCGCCAGAATCGTAATGCCGGTCGCCGTACCATCCTGTTTGTCGATGAAGTGCATCGCTTTAACAAAAGCCAGCAGGACGCCTTTTTACCGCATATCGAAGATGGCACTATCACCTTTATCGGCGCGACCACGGAAAATCCCTCTTTTGAGCTGAACTCAGCGCTCTTGTCGCGAGCGCGGGTCTATCTGCTGAAATCGTTGACCACTGACGATATTGAGCAAGTACTGGACCAGGCGATGCAGGACAAAACGCGTGGTTACGGCGATCAGGATATCGTGTTACCGGATGAGACACGGCGAGCGATTGCTGAGCTGGTCAATGGCGACGCGCGGCGCGCCTTAAATACGCTGGAAATGATGGCTGATATGGCGGAGGCGGATGACAGCGGCAAACGCGTTTTATTGCCCGCCTTGTTGACCGAGATCGCCGGCGAGCGCAGCGCGCGTTTTGATAACAAAGGCGATCGCTTCTACGATCTTATTTCCGCCTTACATAAATCAGTGCGCGGCAGCGCGCCGGATGCCGCCCTCTATTGGTATGCCCGTATCATTACTGCGGGAGGCGATCCGCTGTACGTGGCGCGTCGCTGCCTGGCGATTGCCTCGGAAGATGTGGGTAATGCCGATCCGCGCGCGATGCAGGTCGCCATTGCCGCGTGGGATTGTTTCACCCGCGTTGGCCCGGCTGAAGGCGAAAGGGCGATCGCGCAGGCTATCGTTTATCTCGCCTGCGCACCGAAGAGCAACGCCGTCTATACCGCCTTTAAGGCTGCGCTGGCCGACGCGCGCGAACGTCCTGATTATGACGTTCCTGTCCATCTGCGTAATGCGCCAACCAAACTGATGAAAGAGATGGGCTATGGCCAGGAGTACCGCTATGCCCACGATGAGCCCAATGCCTATGCTGCGGGTGAAGTGTACTTCCCGCCGGAAATCGCGCAAACGCGCTATTATCATCCGACAAATCGTGGTCTGGAAGGCAAGATTGGCGAAAAGCTCGCCTGGCTGGCTGAACAGGATCAAAATAGCCCCACAAAACGCTACCGCTAG
- the lolA gene encoding periplasmic protein (affects translocation of lipoproteins from inner membrane to outer membrane; similar to E. coli periplasmic protein effects translocation of lipoproteins from inner membrane to outer (AAC73977.1); Blastp hit to AAC73977.1 (204 aa), 94% identity in aa 1 - 204) — protein MMKKMAIACALLSSVVASSVWADAASSLKSRLDKVSSFHATFTQKVTDGSGAAVQEGQGDLWVKRPNLFNWHMTQPDESILVSDGKTLWFYNPFVEQATATWLKDATGNTPFMLIARNQASDWQQYNIKQDGDNFVLTPKASNGNLKQFTINVGRDGTIHQFSAVEQDDQRSAYQLKSQQNGAVDPSKFTFTPPQGVTIDDQRK, from the coding sequence ATGATGAAAAAAATGGCAATCGCCTGTGCATTACTTTCAAGCGTTGTAGCCAGCAGCGTATGGGCTGACGCCGCCAGCTCTCTGAAAAGCCGTCTGGATAAAGTGAGCAGCTTTCATGCCACCTTTACTCAAAAAGTCACCGATGGCAGCGGTGCCGCGGTGCAGGAGGGACAGGGTGATTTATGGGTTAAGCGGCCAAATCTATTCAACTGGCATATGACGCAACCTGACGAGAGTATTCTGGTTTCTGACGGCAAAACGTTATGGTTCTATAACCCGTTTGTAGAACAGGCTACCGCCACGTGGTTGAAAGATGCCACTGGAAATACACCGTTTATGCTGATTGCCCGCAACCAGGCCAGCGACTGGCAGCAGTATAATATTAAGCAGGACGGCGATAATTTTGTGCTGACGCCGAAAGCCAGCAACGGCAATCTGAAACAGTTCACCATCAATGTGGGACGCGACGGGACTATCCACCAGTTTAGCGCCGTAGAACAAGACGATCAGCGTAGCGCCTATCAGCTAAAATCCCAGCAAAACGGCGCGGTTGATCCGTCAAAATTTACGTTTACTCCGCCGCAAGGGGTAACGATAGACGACCAACGTAAGTAG
- the lrp gene encoding regulator for lrp regulon and high-affinity branched-chain amino acid transport system (mediator of of leucine response (AsnC family); leucine-responsive regulatory protein. (SW:LRP_SALTY)), protein MVDSKKRPGKDLDRIDRNILNELQKDGRISNVELSKRVGLSPTPCLERVRRLERQGFIQGYTALLNPHYLDASLLVFVEITLNRGAPDVFEQFNAAVQKLEEIQECHLVSGDFDYLLKTRVPDMSAYRKLLGETLLRLPGVNDTRTYVVMEEVKQSNRLVIKTR, encoded by the coding sequence ATGGTAGATAGCAAGAAGCGCCCTGGCAAAGATCTCGACCGTATCGATCGTAACATTCTTAATGAACTGCAAAAGGATGGGCGTATTTCCAACGTCGAGCTTTCTAAACGAGTAGGACTTTCGCCGACACCTTGCCTTGAGCGTGTGCGTCGGCTGGAGCGACAGGGGTTTATCCAGGGCTATACGGCGCTGTTGAACCCGCATTATCTGGATGCGTCACTTCTGGTATTCGTTGAGATTACCTTAAATCGCGGCGCGCCGGATGTGTTTGAACAGTTTAATGCCGCCGTGCAAAAGCTTGAAGAGATTCAGGAGTGTCATTTGGTTTCCGGCGATTTCGACTACCTGTTGAAAACCCGTGTACCGGATATGTCAGCGTATCGAAAACTATTGGGAGAGACGTTGCTGCGCTTGCCAGGTGTGAACGACACCCGAACTTACGTAGTGATGGAAGAGGTAAAACAGAGTAATCGTCTGGTTATTAAGACACGCTAA